One part of the Lachnospiraceae bacterium JLR.KK002 genome encodes these proteins:
- the infA gene encoding translation initiation factor IF-1 — MSKADVIEVEGTVVEKLPNAMFQVELENGHQILAHISGKLRMNFIRILPGDKVTIEMSPYDLTKGRIIWRDK, encoded by the coding sequence ATGTCAAAAGCAGACGTAATCGAAGTAGAAGGAACGGTAGTGGAAAAGCTGCCGAATGCCATGTTTCAGGTGGAACTGGAAAATGGACACCAGATTCTGGCCCATATCAGCGGAAAACTGAGAATGAATTTTATCCGTATTCTTCCGGGAGATAAAGTCACCATTGAAATGTCCCCCTATGACCTGACAAAAGGAAGAATCATATGGAGAGATAAATAG